In Streptomyces sp. RFCAC02, the following proteins share a genomic window:
- a CDS encoding response regulator transcription factor, whose amino-acid sequence MPRVLLIEDDPSAREGIAIGLRRRGHEMRTAATGEAGLTALDEFRPDLLLLDLMLPDTNGVRVCRQVRGSSRLPIIMLTARGDDFDIVVGLETGADDYIVKPARAEVIDARIRAVLRRVEQPAAAPSPVEIHGGLAIDRTALTVSRHGTRLALAPSELRLLLHLSAAPEQVFSREQLLEDVWEYSHHGDTRLVDACVRRLRGRLEDPPAGPRYIQTVRGFGYRFGPL is encoded by the coding sequence ATGCCACGCGTCCTCCTCATCGAAGACGACCCCTCCGCGCGCGAGGGCATCGCGATCGGCCTGCGCCGGCGCGGTCACGAGATGCGCACCGCCGCCACCGGGGAAGCGGGCCTCACCGCCCTGGACGAGTTCCGGCCCGACCTGCTGCTGCTCGACCTGATGCTCCCGGACACGAACGGCGTGCGGGTGTGCCGGCAGGTGCGCGGGAGCAGCCGGCTCCCGATCATCATGCTCACCGCCCGCGGGGACGACTTCGACATCGTCGTCGGCCTGGAGACGGGAGCCGACGACTACATCGTCAAACCCGCCCGCGCCGAGGTGATCGACGCCCGCATCCGCGCCGTGCTGCGCCGTGTCGAGCAGCCGGCGGCGGCGCCATCCCCCGTCGAGATCCACGGCGGTCTCGCCATCGACCGCACCGCGCTGACCGTCAGCAGGCACGGGACGCGCCTGGCACTCGCCCCCTCCGAACTCAGACTCCTCCTGCACCTGTCGGCGGCCCCCGAGCAGGTCTTCAGCCGCGAGCAACTCCTCGAAGACGTCTGGGAGTACAGCCATCACGGCGACACCCGGCTGGTGGACGCGTGCGTGCGCAGGCTGCGCGGCAGGCTGGAGGACCCGCCGGCCGGCCCGCGCTACATACAGACCGTGCGCGGCTTCGGCTACCGCTTCGGGCCGCTGTGA
- a CDS encoding HAMP domain-containing sensor histidine kinase, with protein sequence MTRFRTRIGLRTRLVLAFLVVAAISAGSTASLVYREARDAILDQAQDTAVSTFRERVAGIGTLLPVDRVSLEDALRRLARQGRPHPWTTYAGYGSLWLASGPDPAPGLIDAELRRTAFAATRTTYRRVATAGAPWLVMAMPIAFEARDAAGDPLPTGLVLYAVMPLTDEETTVRAMVTAARDGAIPGLAVALVPALFAARSVLRPVGELRRAARRMAGGRLDTRVRVKGNDELADLTHAFNESAAALKRSVDDLRRAEERARRFASDVSHELRTPLAGMLAVTEVLDEDAAHLTPDSAAALRLISVETGRLAVLVEDLMEISRFDARAAELITDEVDVARTVRRTLTGRHWTDPALIVTDLPAGVRARLDPRRLDIMLANLIGNALRHGSPPVTVRLRPLTRDDGVPCLAIEVADSGPGIPPDVLPHIFDRFFKGSSARTRPAGGGLGLAIALENARLHGGTIKAGNRPGSGAVLTLELPLAPPGPATGEETETPR encoded by the coding sequence GTGACCCGCTTCAGAACCCGGATCGGCCTGCGTACCCGCCTGGTCCTCGCCTTCCTGGTCGTCGCGGCGATCAGCGCGGGCAGCACCGCGAGCCTCGTCTACCGGGAGGCCCGCGACGCCATCCTCGACCAGGCCCAGGACACCGCCGTCTCGACCTTCCGCGAACGGGTCGCCGGCATCGGCACGCTGCTGCCCGTCGACCGCGTTTCGCTGGAGGACGCGCTGCGTCGACTCGCACGCCAGGGCAGGCCGCACCCCTGGACGACGTACGCCGGCTACGGGTCGCTGTGGCTCGCCTCCGGCCCCGACCCGGCGCCCGGCCTGATCGACGCGGAACTGCGCCGCACGGCCTTTGCCGCCACCCGCACCACCTACCGGCGCGTGGCCACGGCCGGCGCCCCCTGGCTGGTCATGGCCATGCCCATCGCCTTCGAAGCCCGGGACGCGGCCGGCGACCCCCTGCCCACCGGTCTCGTGCTGTACGCCGTGATGCCGCTGACCGACGAGGAGACGACGGTCCGCGCCATGGTCACCGCCGCGCGCGACGGCGCGATCCCCGGACTCGCCGTCGCACTGGTGCCCGCGCTGTTCGCCGCACGCAGCGTGCTGCGGCCCGTCGGGGAACTGCGCCGGGCCGCGCGCCGCATGGCCGGGGGCCGCCTCGACACCCGCGTCCGCGTCAAGGGCAACGACGAACTCGCCGACCTCACCCACGCCTTCAACGAGTCGGCCGCCGCCTTGAAGCGGTCCGTCGACGACCTGCGGCGGGCCGAGGAACGCGCGCGCCGCTTCGCCTCCGACGTCTCGCACGAGCTGCGCACCCCGCTCGCCGGGATGCTCGCGGTCACCGAGGTCCTCGACGAGGACGCGGCGCACCTCACCCCCGACAGTGCCGCCGCGCTGCGGCTGATCAGCGTGGAGACCGGCAGGCTGGCCGTCCTCGTCGAGGACCTGATGGAGATCTCCCGGTTCGACGCCCGCGCCGCCGAGCTGATCACCGACGAGGTCGACGTCGCGCGGACCGTCCGCCGTACCCTCACCGGCCGCCACTGGACCGACCCGGCGCTGATCGTGACCGATCTCCCCGCCGGCGTCCGGGCGCGGCTCGACCCCCGGCGCCTCGACATCATGCTCGCCAACCTGATCGGGAACGCCCTCCGGCACGGCAGCCCACCGGTCACCGTGCGGCTGCGCCCCCTCACCCGCGACGACGGGGTGCCCTGCCTCGCCATCGAGGTCGCCGACAGCGGCCCCGGCATCCCCCCGGACGTGCTGCCGCACATCTTCGACCGCTTCTTCAAAGGCTCCTCGGCCCGAACCCGCCCGGCGGGCGGCGGCCTCGGCCTCGCCATCGCCCTGGAGAACGCCCGGCTGCACGGCGGCACCATCAAGGCCGGGAACAGGCCAGGGTCCGGGGCCGTCCTGACACTGGAGCTGCCGCTCGCACCACCCGGCCCGGCCACGGGCGAGGAGACGGAGACACCCCGGTGA
- a CDS encoding GerMN domain-containing protein: MRRPLPRAALATAAAALLLTGCGIRQTGTVDAGGPGTPRPAAGQWLLFFVAPDGRLTPVPRPAGTPSAPEKAVAALFSGPGEDDRAAGLATDLPPGVGLRFSASSAGETLEIRVTLPMEGLGETAVQQIVCTAAYATGDARTHVTLTGSDTSLPPAQCAPTEQH; the protein is encoded by the coding sequence GTGAGACGCCCACTGCCGCGCGCCGCGCTCGCCACGGCCGCCGCCGCCCTCCTGCTCACCGGCTGCGGGATACGGCAGACCGGCACCGTCGACGCGGGCGGCCCCGGCACCCCGCGCCCCGCCGCCGGACAGTGGCTGCTGTTCTTCGTCGCACCGGACGGCCGCCTGACACCCGTACCGAGGCCGGCGGGCACGCCGTCCGCACCGGAGAAGGCCGTCGCCGCGCTCTTCTCGGGACCCGGGGAGGACGATCGCGCGGCCGGCCTCGCCACCGACCTGCCACCCGGCGTCGGGCTGCGGTTCTCGGCGTCGTCGGCCGGGGAGACACTGGAGATCCGGGTGACGCTCCCGATGGAGGGCCTGGGGGAGACGGCAGTGCAGCAGATCGTGTGCACAGCCGCGTACGCCACCGGCGACGCCCGCACGCACGTGACCCTCACCGGCAGCGACACCTCACTGCCCCCGGCACAGTGCGCCCCCACCGAACAGCACTGA
- a CDS encoding chaplin, giving the protein MIKKVVAVAAAAGGLMMAGAGIAAAESTAAGAAVNSPGVVSGNNIQVPVHVPINVCGNTIDIIGLLNPAFGNTCVAK; this is encoded by the coding sequence ATGATCAAGAAGGTCGTCGCCGTCGCGGCTGCCGCGGGTGGCCTGATGATGGCGGGCGCCGGCATCGCCGCCGCCGAGTCCACCGCCGCGGGTGCGGCTGTGAACTCCCCCGGCGTCGTTTCCGGCAACAACATCCAGGTGCCGGTCCACGTGCCGATCAACGTCTGCGGCAACACGATCGACATCATCGGTCTGCTGAACCCGGCGTTCGGCAACACCTGCGTCGCCAAGTGA
- a CDS encoding M20/M25/M40 family metallo-hydrolase: MSERGEAEVVDLCRDLIRIDTSNFGDHSGPGERAAAEFVAEQLAEVGLEPRIFESHPGRASTVARIEGEDPSRPALLIHGHTDVVPANADDWTHHPFSGEIADGCVWGRGAVDMKDMDAMTLAVVRDRMRSGRKPPRDIVVAFLADEEAGGVHGARYLVDHHPELFEGVSEAISEVGGFSFTVNENLRLYLIETAEKGIHWMRLTVDGTAGHGSMTNSDNAITELCEAVARLGRHRFPVRVTKTVRSFLDELSDALGVELDPENMDETLARLGGIAKLIGATLSNTAAPTQLGAGYKVNVIPGQATAHVDGRYLPGFEEEFLADLDRILGPRVRREDVHHDRAVETSFDGPLVAAMQSALRAEDPIAHAVPYMLSGGTDAKSFSRLGIRNFGFAPLQLPPDLDFAGMFHGVDERVPVDGLKFGARVLDRFIDQC; the protein is encoded by the coding sequence ATCAGCGAACGCGGGGAGGCCGAGGTCGTCGACCTGTGCCGCGACCTCATCCGCATCGACACCAGCAACTTCGGCGACCACTCGGGACCCGGTGAACGCGCCGCCGCCGAGTTCGTCGCCGAGCAGCTCGCCGAGGTCGGCCTCGAACCGAGGATCTTCGAGTCGCACCCCGGCCGCGCCTCCACCGTCGCGCGGATCGAGGGCGAGGACCCCTCCCGGCCCGCGCTGCTCATCCACGGGCACACCGATGTCGTCCCGGCCAACGCCGACGACTGGACCCACCACCCGTTCTCCGGCGAGATCGCCGACGGCTGCGTCTGGGGGCGCGGCGCCGTCGACATGAAGGACATGGACGCGATGACCCTCGCGGTCGTCCGCGACCGCATGCGCAGCGGGCGCAAGCCGCCGCGCGACATCGTCGTCGCGTTCCTCGCCGACGAGGAGGCGGGCGGCGTGCACGGCGCCCGCTACCTGGTGGACCACCACCCGGAGCTGTTCGAGGGCGTCAGCGAGGCCATCAGCGAGGTCGGCGGCTTCTCCTTCACCGTCAACGAGAACCTGCGCCTCTACCTGATCGAGACCGCCGAGAAGGGCATCCACTGGATGCGCCTGACCGTCGATGGGACGGCCGGGCACGGCTCGATGACCAACAGCGACAACGCCATCACCGAGCTGTGCGAGGCCGTCGCCCGCCTCGGCCGGCACCGCTTCCCGGTGCGCGTCACGAAGACCGTGCGCTCGTTCCTCGACGAGCTGTCCGACGCCCTCGGCGTCGAGCTTGACCCCGAGAACATGGACGAGACCCTCGCGCGGCTCGGCGGCATCGCCAAGCTCATCGGTGCGACCCTGAGCAACACGGCGGCCCCCACGCAGCTCGGCGCCGGCTACAAGGTGAACGTCATCCCCGGCCAGGCCACGGCGCACGTGGACGGGCGCTACCTGCCGGGTTTCGAGGAGGAGTTCCTCGCCGACCTCGACCGGATCCTCGGCCCGCGCGTGCGGCGCGAGGACGTGCACCACGACCGCGCGGTGGAGACGTCGTTCGACGGACCGCTCGTGGCGGCGATGCAGTCGGCGCTGCGCGCGGAGGACCCCATCGCGCACGCCGTCCCCTACATGCTGTCCGGCGGCACGGACGCCAAGTCGTTCTCGCGGCTCGGCATCAGGAACTTCGGCTTCGCGCCGCTCCAGCTCCCCCCGGACCTGGACTTCGCGGGAATGTTCCACGGCGTGGACGAGCGGGTGCCCGTTGACGGACTGAAGTTCGGCGCCCGGGTGCTGGACCGTTTCATCGACCAGTGTTGA